In the Telopea speciosissima isolate NSW1024214 ecotype Mountain lineage chromosome 2, Tspe_v1, whole genome shotgun sequence genome, one interval contains:
- the LOC122650747 gene encoding uncharacterized protein LOC122650747, protein MVRKQLLDNRWVVLYNLYLLTRYDCHINVEICSGLKAVKYLYKYVYKRHDRVVVFVSHNTEKYLMDEIKHYRDAKWVSAQEAMWRIIEFNLNEMFPYVINLQLHLPNKQMTWHWKNQNLKNVVQSDNTSRTMLTEFFRINSIFSETRKYLYREFPEHYVWNNQVNSNKSDIFFIDGLGGTGKTYVYRALLATIRSNNEIALATATSRVAAAITEILSHLEVMLGYSEEISDSEFLLQVGNEKEPTEAEDLIKIPDKMVITMKNEGDGEDQLINEIFNELQHHGHSAKYITAKAILTTKNEIVDKLNEKLINLFPRESVTYCSFDLATDDADTQYPEEFLNSLAPNGLLPHKLILKKNCPVMLLRNLNPT, encoded by the exons ATGGTTAGAAAACAATTGTTGGATAACAGATGGGTTGTTCTTTATAATCTATATCTCTTGACAAGATATGACTGTCACATTAATGTTGAGATATGTTCTGGACTAAAGGCAGTAAAGTATCTATACAAGTATGTTTATAAAAGACATGATCGTGTTGTAGTTTTCGTATCACATAATACTGAGAAATATTTAATGGATGAAATCAAGCACTATCGGGATGCAAAATGGGTATCTGCACAAGAAGCAATGTGGAGAATAATTGAATTCAACTTAAATGAGATGTTCCCATATGTAATTAATCTACAATTGCATCTACCAAATAAGCAAATGACATGGCATTggaaaaatcaaaacttgaaaaaTGTTGTTCAATCAGATAATACATCTAGAACAATGTTAACTGAGTTCTTCAGaataaattcaattttttcAGAGACGAGAAAATATCTTTACAGAGAATTCCCAGAGCATTATGTGTGGAACAATCAAG TGAATTCAAATAAGAGTGATATCTTTTTCATTGATGGTCTAGGAGGTACAGGGAAGACATATGTATATCGTGCCCTACTTGCAACGATAAGATCAAATAATGAAATTGCTCTTGCAACAGCAACATCAAGAGTTGCAGCTGCAATAACG GAAATTCTGAGTCATTTGGAGGTAATGTTGGGGTATTCGGAGGAAATTTCAGACAG TGAATTTCTGTTACAAGTTGGAAATGAAAAAGAGCCAACTGAAGCTGAAGATTTGATAAAAATACCTGATAAGATGGTTATTACAATGAAAAATGAAGGTGATGGTGAGGATCAATTGATAAATGAAATATTCAATGAATTACAACATCATGGTCATTCGGCAAAATATATAACAGCAAAAGCAATATTGACAACTAAGAATGAAATAGTTGATAAATTAAACGAGAAGCTAATTAATTTATTCCCTAGAGAAAGTGTTACATACTGCAGTTTCGATTTAGCAACTGATGATGCAGATACACAGTATCCAGAAGAATTTCTCAATTCATTGGCACCAAATGGATTACTACCTCACAAATTGATTTTGAAGAAGAATTGTCCAGTGATGCTATTAAGAAATTTGAATCCAACATAA